A genomic window from Xenorhabdus cabanillasii includes:
- a CDS encoding fumarylacetoacetate hydrolase family protein, giving the protein MYQHKDWQGVLLDFPVNKVVCVGSNYDKHIKEMGSDITEEPVIFIKPETALCDLCQPISIPEKLGTVHHEVELAVLIGSTLKNASEERVSQAISGFAVALDLTLRDLQREFKQSGQPWEKSKAFDGACPISGFISVNAFEDPQNSRLSLAVNGELRQNGNTCDMRMPIISLISYMSRFFTLRPGDIILTGTPEGVGELKSGDVLNVSLNEHVLTTRVI; this is encoded by the coding sequence ATGTACCAGCATAAAGACTGGCAGGGGGTACTGCTGGATTTTCCTGTTAATAAGGTCGTTTGTGTCGGTAGTAACTACGACAAACATATCAAAGAGATGGGTTCAGACATAACGGAGGAGCCGGTGATATTCATAAAACCTGAAACGGCTCTTTGTGATTTGTGTCAGCCCATATCTATTCCGGAAAAACTAGGCACTGTACACCATGAAGTTGAATTGGCGGTTCTAATCGGTTCGACGCTTAAAAATGCCAGCGAAGAGCGGGTCAGTCAGGCGATTTCTGGTTTTGCTGTTGCGTTGGATCTGACATTGCGTGATTTGCAGCGTGAATTTAAACAGTCAGGCCAGCCATGGGAGAAGAGTAAAGCATTTGATGGTGCATGCCCGATTTCGGGTTTTATCTCTGTTAATGCTTTTGAGGATCCACAAAATAGCCGGCTTTCTCTGGCAGTAAATGGTGAATTACGTCAAAACGGCAATACGTGTGACATGCGAATGCCAATCATTTCATTGATTAGCTACATGTCACGATTTTTTACTCTTCGCCCTGGTGACATTATCCTGACGGGAACACCCGAAGGCGTGGGGGAATTGAAATCTGGTGATGTTCTGAACGTTTCTCTTAATGAGCATGTTTTAACAACCAGAGTGATTTAG
- the rnd gene encoding ribonuclease D produces the protein MNYQLITSDAQLQSICNRAKQHARIALDTEFVRTRTYYPHLGLIQLFDGEQLSLIDPLGISQWQPLRELLTDPDVLKFIHAGSEDLEVFWNSFQCMPAPIIDTQVLAAFTGHPLSCGFATLVAEYLNVELDKSESRTDWLARPLSEKQCEYAAADVYYLLPLADILMAKTEQLGYLGAAKDESALIAQRRKEILMPECAYKDISNAWQLRPRQLACLKKLAAWRLNQARERDLAVNFVIREENLWQVARYMPTSLAELDALGLSGQEIRCHGRRLLAMAAESRDLPEEECPAQIVNLIDYPGYRKAFKEIKSLIAQVSESHSFNAELLASRRQINQLLCWHWKLKSPEQQPELIRGWRGKWLAEPVAEILENYSVS, from the coding sequence TTGAATTATCAGTTGATTACCTCCGATGCTCAGTTGCAGTCTATCTGTAATCGGGCAAAACAACATGCAAGAATTGCACTGGACACAGAATTTGTACGCACAAGGACGTATTATCCCCACTTAGGTTTGATACAACTGTTTGATGGCGAGCAACTTTCTCTGATCGATCCCCTTGGTATTTCGCAATGGCAGCCTTTGCGAGAATTGTTGACTGATCCGGATGTATTAAAATTCATTCATGCTGGCAGTGAAGACTTAGAGGTTTTCTGGAATAGTTTTCAGTGTATGCCTGCACCTATTATCGATACTCAGGTATTGGCAGCGTTTACTGGTCATCCATTATCGTGTGGGTTTGCAACATTGGTTGCAGAATATCTGAACGTGGAATTGGATAAAAGTGAATCCCGTACTGACTGGCTGGCTCGTCCGTTGAGTGAAAAACAGTGTGAATATGCGGCGGCAGATGTTTACTACTTATTACCGCTGGCTGATATTTTGATGGCGAAAACAGAACAGCTAGGATATTTGGGGGCGGCAAAAGATGAAAGTGCTCTGATTGCCCAACGTCGCAAAGAAATATTAATGCCGGAATGTGCTTATAAAGATATCAGTAACGCATGGCAGTTACGTCCAAGGCAGTTGGCTTGCTTAAAAAAATTGGCTGCATGGCGTTTGAATCAGGCTCGTGAACGGGATCTGGCTGTCAATTTTGTTATTCGTGAAGAAAATTTATGGCAGGTAGCCCGTTATATGCCAACTTCACTGGCAGAGCTGGATGCCTTGGGTTTAAGCGGGCAAGAAATCCGTTGTCATGGGCGTCGGTTACTGGCTATGGCGGCAGAAAGCAGAGATCTTCCAGAGGAAGAATGTCCGGCTCAAATTGTGAATTTGATAGACTATCCGGGTTATCGCAAAGCGTTTAAAGAAATTAAGTCACTGATTGCTCAGGTGAGTGAATCTCACTCTTTTAATGCTGAATTGTTAGCTTCTCGTCGGCAAATTAATCAATTGCTCTGTTGGCACTGGAAATTGAAATCGCCGGAGCAGCAACCTGAATTAATTAGGGGCTGGCGTGGTAAATGGCTGGCTGAGCCTGTTGCTGAAATATTGGAAAATTATTCAGTATCATAG
- the minE gene encoding cell division topological specificity factor MinE has protein sequence MALLDFFLSRKKSTANIAKERLQIIVAERRRGDAEPAYLPEMKRDILAVICKYVQIDPEMLSVQFEQKNDDISVLELNVTLPEVEESPK, from the coding sequence ATGGCTTTGTTAGATTTCTTCCTGTCGAGAAAAAAGTCGACAGCCAATATTGCCAAGGAACGGCTGCAAATCATCGTGGCAGAGCGGCGCCGTGGTGATGCTGAGCCTGCCTATTTGCCCGAAATGAAACGCGATATTCTGGCGGTAATTTGTAAATATGTACAAATTGACCCGGAAATGCTTTCTGTACAGTTTGAGCAAAAAAATGATGATATCTCGGTACTGGAACTTAATGTAACATTACCGGAGGTTGAGGAATCGCCAAAATAA
- the fadD gene encoding long-chain-fatty-acid--CoA ligase FadD, with translation MEKIWLKHYPADVPAEIDPDRYSSLVEMFENAVARYADQVAFINMGEVVTFRKLEERSRAFAAYLQNGLGLKKGDRVALMMPNLLQYPIALFGVLRAGMVVVNVNPLYTPRELEHQLTDSGTSAIVIVSNFAHTLEKIVFNTPVKHVILTRMGDQLSRPKGTLVDFVVKYIKRLVPKYHLPDAISFRSVIHKGYRMQYVKPDINNEDLAFLQYTGGTTGVAKGAMLTHRNMLANLEQTKANYAPLLRPRQELVVTALPLYHIFALTINCLLFTELGGQNLLITNPRDVNGTVKELSRYKFTALSGVNTLFNAWLNNPEFQKIDFSALRMAVGGGMAVQSAVADKWEKLTGCHLLEGYGLTECAPVVAGNPYNLTHYSGSIGFPVPSTEIKLMDDEGNEVLQGESGEMWVRGPQVMKGYWNRPDATDEVLKDGWLATGDIANIDEKGFLHIVDRKKDMILVSGFNVYPNEVEDIVSSHPKVLESAAIGVLNENSGESVKLFVVRKDPGLTEDELKTHCRRYLTAYKVPKIVEFRDELPKSNVGKILRKELRDEELRKASNAK, from the coding sequence TTGGAAAAAATCTGGCTAAAACATTATCCGGCAGATGTCCCGGCAGAAATCGATCCCGATCGTTATTCATCATTGGTTGAAATGTTTGAAAATGCCGTGGCACGTTATGCCGATCAAGTCGCATTTATTAATATGGGCGAAGTAGTCACTTTCCGTAAACTGGAAGAGCGTAGCCGCGCGTTTGCTGCTTACTTGCAGAATGGATTGGGACTGAAAAAAGGGGATCGTGTGGCATTAATGATGCCAAACTTGCTTCAATATCCCATCGCTCTTTTTGGTGTCTTACGTGCCGGAATGGTGGTTGTTAATGTCAACCCTCTGTATACCCCGCGTGAACTGGAACATCAGCTCACTGATAGTGGTACATCAGCCATAGTTATTGTCTCTAATTTTGCACATACCTTAGAAAAGATAGTTTTCAATACTCCGGTTAAGCATGTCATTTTGACCCGTATGGGAGACCAATTATCTCGCCCAAAAGGGACTCTTGTAGATTTCGTCGTAAAATATATTAAACGGCTGGTTCCGAAGTATCATTTACCGGATGCCATTTCATTTCGCAGCGTCATCCACAAGGGTTATCGCATGCAGTATGTCAAGCCGGATATAAATAACGAAGATTTGGCATTTCTGCAATATACTGGTGGTACAACAGGCGTGGCAAAAGGTGCCATGTTGACCCACAGGAATATGTTGGCGAACCTTGAACAGACAAAAGCGAACTACGCCCCTTTATTACGCCCCAGACAGGAGTTAGTGGTCACGGCATTACCGCTGTATCATATCTTTGCACTTACGATAAATTGCTTGTTATTTACTGAGCTGGGTGGACAAAACTTGTTAATTACCAATCCACGCGATGTGAACGGAACGGTCAAAGAGTTATCACGCTATAAGTTTACAGCATTGTCTGGTGTTAACACGCTGTTTAATGCGTGGCTCAATAATCCTGAATTCCAAAAAATAGACTTTTCTGCATTACGTATGGCCGTGGGTGGTGGTATGGCTGTGCAGAGTGCAGTCGCTGATAAATGGGAAAAGCTGACAGGTTGTCATCTGCTTGAAGGTTATGGTCTGACTGAGTGTGCACCTGTGGTTGCAGGTAATCCTTATAATTTGACTCACTATAGTGGCAGTATTGGTTTTCCTGTTCCTTCGACAGAAATTAAGCTGATGGATGATGAAGGGAATGAAGTCCTTCAGGGAGAGTCGGGTGAGATGTGGGTGCGTGGGCCTCAGGTGATGAAAGGTTACTGGAATCGTCCTGATGCAACAGATGAGGTGTTAAAAGACGGCTGGCTGGCAACAGGGGATATTGCCAATATTGATGAAAAAGGATTTTTACATATTGTTGATCGGAAAAAAGATATGATCCTGGTTTCAGGTTTTAATGTCTATCCGAATGAAGTGGAAGATATTGTTTCTTCCCATCCTAAAGTGTTAGAGTCGGCAGCAATAGGTGTTCTAAACGAAAACTCAGGTGAATCCGTCAAGTTATTTGTAGTGCGTAAGGATCCTGGTTTGACAGAGGATGAACTTAAGACACATTGCCGTCGTTATCTGACTGCATATAAAGTACCAAAAATTGTCGAATTCCGTGATGAGTTGCCGAAGTCGAATGTCGGTAAGATCCTTCGTAAAGAACTGCGCGACGAAGAATTAAGAAAAGCAAGCAACGCGAAGTGA
- the minC gene encoding septum site-determining protein MinC, translating into MSQSPIELKGSNFTLSVVHLHDDQPNIIQKAIQEKVEQAPEFLKNAPVVINISHLPVNADIFALHRVIESTGLRVVGISGCQDEEQREIVLKSGLPLLKEGKSQKVPKEENKPSEPIFRKTRIINTPVRSGQRIYAPNSDLIVTSNVSAGAELIADGNINIYGVLRGRVLAGASGDRESQIFCTHLNAELTSIAGQYWLSEEIPENFVGKAAKLRLVNNELTIETLI; encoded by the coding sequence ATGTCACAATCGCCAATTGAGCTAAAAGGCAGTAATTTTACGCTTTCGGTCGTTCATTTGCATGATGACCAGCCGAATATTATTCAAAAAGCCATACAAGAAAAAGTGGAGCAAGCGCCTGAATTCCTGAAAAATGCACCTGTCGTTATCAATATATCCCATTTACCTGTAAATGCAGATATTTTTGCACTCCACCGGGTCATTGAGTCTACAGGATTGCGTGTTGTGGGTATCAGTGGCTGCCAGGATGAAGAACAACGGGAAATTGTGCTGAAATCCGGCCTTCCTTTATTAAAGGAAGGAAAAAGCCAAAAAGTTCCTAAAGAAGAAAATAAACCATCTGAACCTATTTTCAGAAAAACTCGTATAATTAATACGCCCGTCCGTTCAGGACAAAGAATTTATGCTCCAAATAGTGATCTTATTGTCACCAGCAATGTCAGTGCTGGCGCAGAATTAATCGCTGATGGAAATATTAATATATATGGTGTGCTACGTGGACGTGTATTAGCAGGCGCATCTGGTGATAGAGAAAGCCAGATTTTCTGCACTCATTTAAATGCTGAGCTAACCTCTATTGCAGGCCAATATTGGCTCAGTGAAGAAATTCCAGAAAATTTTGTCGGTAAAGCGGCAAAATTACGTCTGGTCAATAACGAATTAACTATTGAAACCTTAATCTAG
- a CDS encoding lytic murein transglycosylase — translation MKLTINVPLLSVILLTGCASPDGRILQNSGSTVLLQMQVKALDQQFPLGSREPSQFPAYVALLKQQIRKQGFSEKTLTRAFADIHFIPRVIKSDRNQPEKKVTLDEYLKRVLPEWKIKQGVEHYQKNLPELEKISRKYGIPKSYIVALWGLESGFGRIQGKEDVVSALSTLAFEGRREVFFIKQLIAALNIIENKYIDDDQTLKGSWAGAMGQSQFMPTSYLTYAADGNGDGKIDIWNNKEDVFASTANYLRKEGWREGLPWGYAVSLPDNFDETLEGIKVKQGKTISQWQALGVFSPEFAHLPNKTEGWIIITDGAEPRAFWVTQNFRTIMHWNRSYYFALSVSMMADGIEQRIHHLTD, via the coding sequence ATGAAATTAACCATCAATGTACCTTTATTGAGTGTAATATTACTGACTGGGTGTGCTTCACCCGATGGAAGAATATTGCAGAATTCAGGGTCAACAGTTTTATTACAAATGCAAGTCAAAGCGCTGGATCAACAATTCCCACTTGGTTCCCGTGAACCATCTCAGTTTCCTGCTTATGTGGCTTTGTTAAAACAGCAAATAAGGAAGCAAGGCTTCAGTGAGAAGACGTTGACGCGTGCATTTGCCGATATCCATTTTATTCCACGAGTTATTAAATCGGATCGCAATCAGCCGGAGAAAAAAGTGACTCTGGATGAGTATCTGAAGCGTGTTCTGCCGGAATGGAAAATAAAACAGGGTGTTGAGCACTATCAAAAAAATCTTCCTGAATTAGAGAAAATAAGTCGTAAATATGGCATTCCGAAATCTTATATCGTTGCTTTGTGGGGGCTGGAGAGTGGTTTTGGCCGTATTCAGGGAAAGGAGGATGTTGTATCAGCATTGTCCACACTGGCCTTTGAAGGCCGTCGGGAAGTTTTTTTCATAAAACAACTCATAGCGGCTCTTAATATCATAGAAAATAAATATATTGATGATGATCAGACATTAAAAGGCTCCTGGGCAGGTGCGATGGGACAAAGTCAGTTCATGCCGACTTCATATTTGACTTATGCTGCTGATGGTAATGGTGATGGAAAAATTGATATCTGGAACAATAAGGAAGACGTTTTTGCCTCTACGGCTAATTACCTGCGTAAAGAGGGATGGCGGGAAGGATTACCGTGGGGTTATGCCGTTTCATTACCGGATAATTTCGATGAAACTTTAGAAGGAATTAAAGTAAAACAGGGCAAAACTATTTCACAATGGCAAGCATTAGGTGTTTTCTCCCCTGAATTTGCACACTTACCTAATAAAACAGAAGGTTGGATTATAATTACTGACGGAGCTGAACCAAGGGCATTTTGGGTGACGCAAAATTTCCGGACCATTATGCATTGGAATCGTTCTTACTATTTTGCTCTCAGTGTTAGTATGATGGCTGATGGTATCGAACAGAGAATTCATCACCTTACTGATTGA
- a CDS encoding YcgL domain-containing protein, whose product MICVIYRSSKREQTYLYIEKKGDFSRVPEELLKAFGQPQFSMMLSLAERKKLANADIEKVKEALSEQGFYLQIPPPVESLINEHLAATKR is encoded by the coding sequence ATGATTTGTGTAATCTACAGAAGCTCAAAACGTGAACAAACTTATCTCTACATTGAAAAAAAAGGAGATTTTTCCCGCGTTCCTGAAGAGTTATTGAAAGCATTTGGTCAACCACAGTTCTCTATGATGCTCTCATTAGCAGAAAGAAAAAAATTGGCCAATGCGGATATTGAAAAAGTGAAAGAGGCATTGAGCGAGCAAGGATTTTACTTGCAAATTCCCCCTCCGGTAGAAAGTTTAATCAATGAACATCTGGCTGCAACCAAGCGATGA
- the minD gene encoding septum site-determining protein MinD: MARIIVVTSGKGGVGKTTSSAAIATGLAQKGKKTVVIDFDIGLRNLDLIMGCERRVVFDFVNVIQGDATLNQALIKDKRTENLYILPASQTRDKDALTRTGVEKILNELTEQGFEFIICDSPAGIESGALMALYFADEAIITTNPEVSSVRDSDRILGILASKSRRAERGEGPIKEHLLLTRYNPGRVNRGDMLSMEDVLEILCIPLIGVIPEDQSVLRSSNQGEPVILDKDSDAGKAYEDTVLRLLGEERPFRFIEEEKKGFLKRLFGG, from the coding sequence ATGGCACGCATTATTGTTGTTACATCTGGTAAAGGTGGCGTTGGCAAAACCACTTCAAGCGCGGCCATTGCTACCGGCCTCGCACAAAAAGGGAAAAAAACCGTAGTCATTGATTTTGATATCGGGCTGCGTAATCTCGATCTCATCATGGGATGTGAGCGTCGTGTGGTTTTTGACTTCGTCAACGTGATCCAAGGTGATGCCACGTTAAATCAAGCGCTTATAAAAGATAAGCGCACCGAGAATTTATATATTCTTCCTGCTTCTCAAACCAGGGATAAAGATGCTCTCACGCGTACCGGCGTCGAAAAGATCCTGAATGAGTTAACTGAGCAAGGATTCGAGTTTATTATCTGTGATTCACCAGCAGGTATTGAGAGTGGTGCATTAATGGCACTCTACTTTGCCGATGAAGCAATTATTACAACAAATCCGGAAGTTTCATCTGTTCGCGACTCGGATCGAATTTTAGGTATTCTGGCCTCTAAATCACGTCGTGCTGAACGAGGTGAGGGCCCTATCAAAGAGCATCTTTTGCTGACCCGCTATAACCCCGGTCGCGTGAACCGTGGTGATATGCTCAGTATGGAAGATGTTTTGGAAATTTTGTGCATTCCTTTAATTGGTGTCATTCCAGAAGATCAATCCGTTTTACGATCTTCAAACCAGGGGGAACCTGTTATTCTGGACAAAGATTCTGATGCAGGTAAAGCATACGAAGATACTGTATTACGTTTACTCGGTGAAGAACGGCCTTTCCGCTTCATTGAGGAAGAAAAAAAGGGTTTTTTGAAACGCCTGTTTGGAGGGTAA